A genome region from Methanofastidiosum sp. includes the following:
- a CDS encoding methylamine methyltransferase corrinoid protein reductive activase, giving the protein MSRGIAFDIGTSGFRVQLVDLETKKVLRTAITLRHPLPGANVMDHLNFAIKVGEDIAHKLMINAFERILNQMNIDLDSIEKIAICGNPIQLSLFEGIGIKDLAYADPKYLEAEKIEIQPRNAKVVPSQVIGIKGINVDVLIPPAIKHEIGADALAMMVKSNFLDNKEISLVTDYGTNAEMALKVGDKIFTGSAASGPALEGQEISSGMLAAPGAISDVVLEFGWHTLALDENMMPQNVRVLDLWKEEFRGKKLSNVQPIGITGTGVVSVIYAGLEIGVIELPYIYTKTRRLRLDENIYFTEDDLKEAGKAIGAIRAGHLTLAQEAGINLREVKTMYMCGASGTYVDAMKSRKIGLIPPTIQKVYQVGNTSLLLAYDVLVENYTLEELQKLADKIRSKHIMFATSKIFTDVYVQELAFWEQGMSIDKYNEMLALKNIQPLPDVKGDLEINKIVKRDIPDIGEELKVIDRIGVELIAQFENCQGCAKCEKVCPERALKVEGIDEGYFKIRILSERCNGEACLKCQASCPYKVFKFEKLTESLDR; this is encoded by the coding sequence ATGTCAAGGGGCATTGCATTTGATATAGGAACAAGTGGATTTAGAGTTCAGCTTGTCGATTTAGAAACTAAGAAAGTTCTGAGAACTGCTATTACATTAAGACACCCATTGCCAGGTGCAAACGTGATGGATCATCTTAATTTCGCTATTAAGGTTGGCGAAGATATAGCTCACAAATTAATGATTAATGCATTTGAAAGAATTTTAAATCAGATGAATATTGATCTTGACAGTATTGAAAAGATAGCTATATGTGGAAATCCAATTCAGCTCTCTTTATTTGAAGGGATAGGTATCAAAGATTTGGCATATGCCGATCCTAAGTACCTAGAAGCTGAAAAGATAGAAATCCAACCGAGAAATGCCAAGGTTGTGCCATCACAAGTTATAGGAATCAAAGGAATTAATGTCGATGTTCTCATACCTCCTGCCATCAAACATGAAATTGGTGCCGATGCTCTTGCAATGATGGTGAAGAGTAATTTTCTGGACAATAAAGAGATATCATTAGTAACAGATTACGGAACAAATGCCGAAATGGCCTTGAAAGTCGGCGATAAGATATTTACAGGGTCAGCTGCATCAGGGCCAGCTCTCGAAGGTCAAGAGATATCTAGCGGAATGCTCGCAGCTCCGGGGGCAATATCTGACGTTGTTTTAGAGTTTGGGTGGCATACTTTAGCACTTGATGAGAATATGATGCCTCAAAATGTTAGAGTTCTAGATTTATGGAAAGAAGAGTTTAGGGGAAAGAAATTATCCAATGTTCAACCTATAGGGATTACAGGAACTGGCGTAGTTTCAGTAATTTATGCAGGTCTTGAGATTGGAGTTATAGAACTTCCATACATTTATACAAAAACTAGAAGGTTGAGGCTTGATGAAAATATATACTTTACAGAAGATGATCTAAAAGAAGCAGGAAAAGCAATTGGTGCTATAAGAGCTGGCCACCTCACCCTTGCACAGGAAGCAGGAATAAATCTTAGAGAAGTGAAGACTATGTATATGTGTGGAGCATCAGGAACTTATGTTGACGCAATGAAATCAAGAAAAATAGGGCTCATACCTCCAACTATTCAAAAGGTGTACCAAGTAGGAAATACTTCATTACTCTTAGCTTATGACGTTTTAGTTGAAAACTACACATTAGAAGAATTACAAAAACTTGCTGATAAAATAAGAAGCAAACACATCATGTTTGCCACTTCAAAAATATTTACTGATGTCTACGTTCAAGAACTTGCTTTTTGGGAGCAGGGAATGTCAATTGATAAATATAATGAGATGCTAGCCCTAAAAAATATTCAGCCTTTACCAGATGTAAAAGGTGATCTAGAGATAAATAAGATAGTCAAGAGAGATATACCTGACATCGGTGAAGAATTAAAAGTAATAGATCGGATTGGTGTCGAATTAATCGCCCAGTTTGAGAACTGTCAGGGCTGCGCAAAATGTGAAAAAGTCTGTCCCGAAAGAGCTTTAAAGGTAGAAGGAATAGACGAAGGGTATTTCAAAATAAGAATACTTTCTGAAAGATGTAATGGCGAGGCGTGTCTAAAATGTCAAGCTTCATGCCCATATAAAGTATTCAAATTTGAAAAACTTACAGAATCACTCGATAGGTGA
- a CDS encoding M20 family metallo-hydrolase has translation MKVSAKRLENDINRINNYNSTPGHGISRLTFTKEYMNAMNYIFKELEKIGAEIQIMRGGNIRARLEGSEKDAPSIMIGSHIDSVFHGGMFDGVVGTITSLEVLRTIYENKATHTNPIDFVIFAEEDGSRFSSVLLGSRIWAGKVKDEDLSKIIDKDGVSYFEAMNKSGLTPKDNSILNGKKIKAMIEPHIEQSRVLESKCLSIGIVETIAGIKQLEITIKGVSNHAGATPMNLRNDALCGAAEIILNSEKFASHNGTSVATVGLVEVNPGKTNIVPGEVRLTLDIRDRDDVTLNKITDRIVNSIGPTCNNRGLTYGIKQVSYTKPVLLSKRVVEVIENSAKNLGVDFLKMVSGAVHDSSIIAELADVGMIFVPSKNGRSHCPEEYTDLKDIEIAANILLKTVLELSK, from the coding sequence ATGAAAGTCAGTGCAAAAAGGCTTGAAAATGACATAAATCGAATTAACAATTATAACTCGACACCAGGCCACGGTATAAGCAGATTAACATTCACAAAAGAATATATGAATGCAATGAACTACATCTTCAAAGAACTTGAAAAGATAGGTGCAGAGATACAGATAATGCGTGGAGGAAATATAAGGGCAAGATTGGAAGGTAGCGAAAAAGATGCGCCTTCGATCATGATTGGCTCACATATAGACAGTGTCTTTCATGGCGGCATGTTTGATGGGGTTGTAGGAACTATAACCTCTTTAGAAGTATTGAGGACAATTTATGAGAATAAGGCCACCCATACGAATCCAATTGATTTTGTAATTTTTGCAGAAGAGGATGGCTCAAGATTTTCTTCTGTTTTATTGGGAAGCAGGATATGGGCCGGGAAAGTAAAAGATGAAGACTTGTCAAAAATCATTGATAAAGATGGAGTAAGCTATTTTGAAGCAATGAATAAATCAGGACTCACACCTAAGGATAACTCTATATTAAATGGAAAAAAAATAAAAGCTATGATTGAACCACATATTGAACAGAGTCGAGTTCTCGAGAGTAAATGCCTTTCAATTGGTATTGTTGAGACAATCGCGGGGATAAAACAGTTAGAAATAACAATTAAAGGTGTTTCAAATCATGCCGGCGCAACCCCTATGAATTTAAGAAACGATGCTCTTTGTGGGGCGGCAGAGATTATTTTAAATTCAGAAAAGTTCGCTTCACATAATGGGACTTCAGTTGCAACAGTAGGTCTTGTTGAAGTAAATCCGGGTAAAACTAATATTGTACCTGGGGAAGTGAGATTAACTCTAGATATTAGAGATAGAGATGATGTTACCCTAAATAAAATAACGGATAGAATAGTCAATTCGATTGGTCCAACATGCAATAATAGAGGTCTTACCTATGGCATTAAACAGGTCTCTTATACTAAACCAGTTCTTTTGTCTAAAAGGGTAGTTGAAGTAATTGAGAACTCTGCTAAAAATCTGGGCGTTGATTTCTTAAAAATGGTAAGCGGGGCTGTCCATGATTCTTCAATTATTGCTGAATTAGCTGATGTAGGTATGATCTTTGTTCCAAGCAAGAATGGTAGAAGCCACTGTCCAGAAGAATACACAGATTTGAAAGATATTGAAATAGCTGCAAATATTCTATTAAAAACTGTGTTAGAACTTTCAAAATAA
- a CDS encoding metal-dependent hydrolase — MKKRTHITLGILSAVIIIILLISIGIKPELPLGDIMIIGGIFGVMSDIDIFIRKHRSGLTHSVFTSVIVFLVISSLSIIKFGGILSNFITWDSAIVASSAVFSHTLADSLTFMGVPLYYPFSKRKHVHFPLIGGRVRYDDSFANTLIEISAISILAIIVISGFFFGLDSAPENSIKLIYDILNHF, encoded by the coding sequence ATGAAAAAGAGAACCCATATAACACTGGGTATACTATCTGCCGTAATTATTATAATTCTTTTAATTAGTATCGGGATAAAGCCAGAGTTACCACTAGGAGATATTATGATAATTGGAGGCATATTTGGCGTGATGTCGGACATTGACATATTTATTAGAAAACATAGGAGCGGATTAACACATTCCGTATTTACTTCAGTTATAGTTTTTCTTGTTATATCCTCTCTTTCGATAATTAAGTTTGGAGGCATTCTCTCTAATTTCATAACTTGGGATAGCGCAATAGTAGCATCGTCTGCTGTTTTTTCACATACTCTTGCAGATAGTCTAACTTTTATGGGGGTCCCGTTGTATTATCCGTTTAGTAAAAGAAAACATGTACATTTTCCTTTAATCGGCGGAAGAGTAAGATATGATGATTCTTTTGCAAACACCCTGATAGAGATCTCTGCAATATCTATATTGGCAATTATTGTAATTAGCGGATTTTTTTTTGGATTAGATTCTGCTCCTGAGAACTCTATAAAATTAATTTACGATATCTTAAACCATTTCTAG
- a CDS encoding aminotransferase class I/II-fold pyridoxal phosphate-dependent enzyme, which translates to MKKETVVISKGYDPLEYKGSVKPPIFLTSTYKFKSAEEGESFIRVALGLDKGEEGFVYSRFANPNFDIVEERLSVLEGAEAASIFGSGMSAITSTLLAFVKSGDYIFYTNPVYGGTEFLFKEFFEKMGVSTFHVNAGSDSPKLMEAMINSVKDKINGKTVILYVETPANPNNVMIDIEAIVKIRNALKKEGINAKVLVDNTFMGPVFQSPFEQKVDIVLYSATKFIGGHSDIIAGAALGSKEDISKVKGIRGMIGTNGNPFDSWLMARSLETVHIRMQRQMENAIKIAEFLLKHPKVERVIYPELYDKKSEQYKIYKKQCKGPGSLISFYLKGGKKEAFKFLNNVKLCKLAVSLGGTESLIEHPKAMTHSEVDHQTLKDAEITDSMIRLSVGIENHEDLINDLKSALDKI; encoded by the coding sequence ATGAAAAAGGAAACTGTTGTTATAAGTAAGGGTTATGACCCGTTAGAATATAAAGGTTCAGTAAAACCCCCCATATTTTTAACTAGTACTTACAAATTTAAAAGTGCAGAAGAGGGAGAATCCTTTATTCGTGTTGCACTAGGACTTGATAAAGGAGAAGAAGGATTTGTCTACTCTAGATTTGCAAATCCAAACTTTGATATTGTCGAAGAGAGACTTTCGGTACTAGAAGGGGCCGAAGCAGCATCTATATTCGGTTCAGGAATGTCTGCAATAACATCAACTTTACTCGCTTTTGTAAAGAGTGGAGACTATATATTCTATACTAACCCCGTTTATGGTGGAACTGAATTTCTTTTCAAAGAATTTTTTGAAAAAATGGGCGTATCTACATTCCATGTTAATGCGGGATCTGACTCTCCAAAATTAATGGAAGCAATGATAAATTCAGTTAAAGATAAGATAAATGGCAAAACAGTTATACTATATGTTGAAACGCCTGCTAATCCCAACAATGTAATGATTGACATTGAAGCAATAGTAAAAATTAGAAATGCATTAAAAAAAGAAGGGATTAACGCAAAGGTATTAGTGGACAATACTTTCATGGGGCCAGTATTTCAGTCTCCTTTTGAACAAAAAGTTGACATTGTCCTTTATTCTGCAACTAAATTTATAGGTGGCCATTCAGACATTATTGCTGGTGCAGCTCTTGGATCAAAAGAAGACATATCCAAGGTAAAAGGCATCAGAGGAATGATAGGAACTAATGGAAATCCATTTGATTCATGGCTCATGGCTAGATCATTAGAGACTGTACATATTCGAATGCAAAGGCAAATGGAAAACGCAATAAAGATAGCTGAATTTTTATTAAAACATCCAAAAGTTGAAAGAGTAATATACCCCGAGTTATATGATAAAAAAAGTGAACAGTACAAGATATACAAAAAACAGTGCAAGGGACCAGGGTCATTAATCTCTTTTTATTTAAAAGGTGGAAAGAAAGAGGCATTCAAATTTTTAAACAATGTAAAATTATGCAAGCTTGCAGTAAGTCTTGGGGGAACTGAATCTTTAATAGAACATCCGAAGGCAATGACGCACTCAGAGGTCGACCATCAAACTCTGAAAGATGCTGAGATAACTGACAGCATGATAAGATTATCTGTTGGAATAGAAAATCATGAGGATCTTATCAACGATTTAAAATCAGCACTCGACAAAATTTAA
- a CDS encoding (Fe-S)-binding protein: MENFKDLKYYSQYFRKCSKCGTCKSAYSYGPPPTFATICPQGEYFKLDSYFGSRSKSFLGHAILENKVDLTDPAIQEDMQKAVFSCTVCGGCQSQCLLDYKPWIVDYIEQIRNHLVNMGIGPTKAEKTYQEKIIKEHNPYGETHSSRFNWLKDVKDLKTDGNTVYFAGCTASYRRTEIAKSTASVLSKLGEDWAVMGENEYCCGSPLLRAGLRDEPQKLAEHNVDYINDQGFKTVVTACAGCYKVLSKEYEKWWGLKLKAKVMHTSQYLEEKMQKGGLKLNKLNETVTYHDPCHMGRHMNHYEVDFEGKKQWKGSFIQIDKVGLYNTPRNVLKAIPGVELKEMYRNRDNSFCCGAGGGIKSSYPDVALETAKTRVQEAEKVQGVKKIVSPCPFCVTNLGDGAKALGSKMEVIDLIQLVDQALK, encoded by the coding sequence ATGGAAAACTTTAAAGATCTAAAATATTACTCACAGTACTTTAGAAAATGCTCAAAATGTGGAACTTGTAAGTCTGCTTACTCATACGGACCACCACCCACATTTGCAACAATCTGTCCGCAGGGAGAATACTTTAAGTTAGACTCCTACTTTGGTTCAAGATCCAAGTCATTCCTTGGACATGCAATTCTTGAAAACAAAGTAGACTTGACAGACCCTGCCATACAGGAAGATATGCAAAAAGCAGTTTTCTCATGTACAGTCTGTGGTGGATGTCAGAGCCAGTGTCTACTTGATTACAAGCCATGGATAGTTGACTACATTGAACAGATAAGAAATCACTTGGTCAATATGGGAATTGGACCAACAAAAGCAGAAAAAACATACCAGGAAAAGATTATAAAAGAACACAACCCATACGGAGAAACTCACTCCTCAAGGTTTAACTGGTTAAAAGATGTAAAAGACCTAAAGACTGACGGGAACACAGTTTACTTTGCAGGATGTACAGCATCCTACAGAAGAACTGAAATCGCCAAATCAACAGCCAGTGTTTTATCAAAACTCGGTGAAGACTGGGCAGTTATGGGCGAAAATGAATACTGCTGTGGTTCACCACTTCTAAGAGCCGGTCTAAGAGACGAGCCACAGAAGTTAGCTGAACACAACGTCGATTATATAAACGACCAAGGATTCAAGACAGTTGTTACTGCTTGTGCCGGATGTTACAAAGTTCTTTCAAAAGAATACGAAAAATGGTGGGGCTTAAAGCTTAAAGCAAAAGTCATGCACACTTCCCAATACCTTGAAGAAAAGATGCAGAAAGGTGGACTAAAATTAAACAAATTAAACGAAACAGTAACATACCATGACCCATGCCACATGGGAAGACACATGAACCACTATGAAGTTGACTTTGAAGGAAAGAAACAGTGGAAAGGTTCATTCATACAGATTGACAAGGTCGGTCTATACAACACACCAAGAAATGTCCTAAAAGCAATACCCGGTGTAGAGCTAAAGGAAATGTACAGAAACAGAGACAACTCATTCTGTTGCGGTGCTGGTGGAGGTATTAAATCATCCTACCCAGACGTAGCTCTTGAAACTGCAAAGACAAGAGTACAAGAAGCAGAGAAAGTACAGGGAGTAAAGAAAATTGTATCTCCATGTCCATTCTGTGTCACAAACCTTGGTGATGGTGCAAAGGCCCTTGGTTCCAAAATGGAAGTCATAGACCTTATCCAGTTAGTCGACCAAGCACTCAAGTAA
- a CDS encoding helicase C-terminal domain-containing protein, whose product MDTWEKVKELSGKQVENTLKVWGVDITTPKEKIIDSLKEAMENESNIESVFNSLSLKEKEFLGILLMAGGVKKQQDAQNIFIEKYSFWTFEEVIKTLETNLLVLEGMDGIIKTYGVNPALKEKLINIFKKIPEQIPLEDLQIRKDKNLLISDLIIFLSFVAKEELKLTAKKEISKKDQEMLVEKLHIKNESRSQFIESLALDFGLIKISGDQYILTDKINEILPITDEDLIRLFFKYIFFGLESIEGFKRKEIFISRVNELNIRIVLDSIKKVELGKNIYIKSFIKKLQNTLFDEKDENRWIYFDDKFFEKVISDYLLWLGIIDGGFSNGKMISFSLTEFGKELLTSERKASKEPTIYFDKSNKIEQKKILFMTPNFEISVLSEEIDKIALFDLNRFADIQKADIVSLYTITSETIMNGIESGFSLDRIISFLKKYSSNDIPQNVIYQLRDWASKYGKVRAFKGIFLVINDMPLFLEINKRIQNFIEQSIEPNIILIKEENIPKVREILEKNGIFIQIHIEGYDEKKESFLEKSSENIDLKTEIKSIKEGYLTGLKKEDTEYFFREEGFERSMDIRPNITRDLIEASKRKKSVLLSYFDLEDKVSRTSRINPLGVVVSEKRYLVGYDTAEKCIKALRVDVISDISIENNEFLRPDNFTVKNWWKKYGRDYSDSKKKDIATSQ is encoded by the coding sequence TTGGATACGTGGGAAAAAGTTAAGGAATTATCTGGGAAACAGGTAGAGAACACCCTTAAGGTATGGGGGGTCGATATTACGACGCCTAAAGAAAAGATTATTGACTCCCTAAAAGAAGCAATGGAAAATGAGAGTAATATTGAATCTGTTTTTAATTCATTATCTCTCAAAGAGAAAGAATTTTTAGGCATCTTACTTATGGCAGGGGGTGTTAAAAAACAACAGGACGCTCAGAATATTTTTATTGAAAAATACAGCTTCTGGACATTTGAAGAAGTTATAAAGACACTTGAAACTAATTTATTGGTTTTGGAGGGAATGGACGGAATAATCAAAACATATGGTGTCAATCCTGCATTAAAAGAAAAATTGATTAATATTTTCAAAAAGATTCCTGAACAGATTCCTCTAGAAGATTTGCAGATAAGAAAAGACAAAAATCTTCTGATATCCGATTTAATAATTTTCTTATCGTTTGTAGCAAAGGAGGAATTAAAACTTACCGCAAAAAAGGAGATTTCTAAAAAAGATCAAGAGATGCTCGTTGAAAAACTCCACATAAAAAATGAATCCAGATCTCAGTTCATTGAAAGTCTTGCTTTAGATTTTGGATTAATCAAAATATCGGGAGATCAATATATACTGACTGATAAAATCAACGAAATTCTTCCAATTACTGATGAAGATTTAATTAGATTATTCTTCAAATACATCTTCTTCGGTCTTGAAAGCATTGAAGGTTTCAAGAGAAAGGAAATTTTCATAAGTAGGGTAAATGAACTTAACATTAGAATAGTACTTGATTCTATAAAAAAAGTAGAATTGGGTAAAAACATCTATATTAAATCGTTCATAAAAAAATTACAGAATACACTATTCGATGAAAAGGATGAAAATCGGTGGATATATTTCGATGACAAATTCTTTGAGAAAGTAATATCCGATTATTTATTGTGGCTTGGTATAATTGATGGGGGATTTAGTAATGGAAAAATGATTTCTTTCTCCCTAACTGAGTTTGGAAAGGAACTATTAACTTCTGAAAGAAAAGCATCTAAAGAGCCTACAATATATTTTGACAAGAGCAATAAAATAGAACAGAAAAAGATTTTATTCATGACTCCCAACTTTGAAATCTCTGTTTTATCCGAAGAGATTGATAAAATTGCACTATTTGATCTCAACAGATTTGCAGATATACAGAAAGCGGATATTGTAAGTTTGTATACAATAACCTCAGAAACAATAATGAATGGCATTGAATCTGGATTTTCACTTGATAGGATAATAAGCTTCTTGAAAAAATATTCTTCCAACGATATACCTCAAAATGTCATATACCAACTGAGAGATTGGGCCTCGAAGTATGGCAAAGTTAGGGCTTTCAAAGGAATATTTCTAGTGATAAACGACATGCCTCTATTCTTAGAGATTAATAAGAGAATACAAAATTTCATTGAACAGTCTATAGAGCCAAATATTATCCTAATAAAAGAAGAGAATATCCCAAAGGTAAGGGAGATTCTAGAAAAGAATGGAATATTCATCCAAATACATATTGAAGGTTACGATGAGAAGAAAGAATCATTTCTAGAAAAATCTTCTGAAAACATTGATTTAAAAACTGAGATTAAGTCAATTAAAGAGGGATATTTAACTGGTCTCAAAAAGGAAGACACTGAATATTTCTTTAGAGAAGAAGGATTTGAAAGAAGCATGGATATTAGGCCGAACATAACAAGAGACCTAATCGAAGCATCAAAAAGAAAGAAATCAGTTTTGCTATCTTATTTCGACCTCGAAGATAAAGTTTCAAGAACTTCAAGAATTAATCCATTAGGGGTCGTTGTATCCGAAAAGAGATATCTTGTAGGATATGACACAGCTGAGAAGTGTATCAAAGCATTAAGAGTTGATGTAATATCCGATATATCGATAGAAAACAATGAGTTTTTAAGGCCAGATAATTTTACAGTTAAAAATTGGTGGAAAAAATATGGAAGAGATTATTCAGATTCTAAGAAAAAAGATATTGCTACATCTCAATAA
- a CDS encoding FAD-binding oxidoreductase, whose translation MDKKDRIYKVLSQIVGDEKWVSNSPVDCWCYSYDMSFVRPKMPQYVVLPETVEEVQSIVRLANAEKIPIVPFVAATNIGGLCIPEQGGIIVDLKRMNKIIKIDTESRYAIIEPGVSHAELAQELYKVKARFGWPVGPPSASVLAAAINHGIGGITGRYGLNSQQITSMEVILPTGETARVGSCAIRPDAWHSLLPLPRLDGLFQGWLGTTGIVTKLGIFTPPVPDYVDIVSVATKDLTDMESYMRTFSKYEYADDLTAVSWWLSQVPIPYPFKEKPKGDPEWYSYAVLYAFTEKELENKLDTFNKVVKSEKAKGSSVESTPYPEEAKKARTQLPSQIVGSTKNYCKQGGGGISWPGTFTPSNKWVQVYDQWRDIYMNKLSPALSPAVRVTMYRGTHYGMLRLMTPFPRDRPAEEANAANGIVECLKVLLDAGGIPYKPPVAYQREINQRADPGYVDLIIKVKDMLDPNHIMNPGKYQVR comes from the coding sequence TTGGACAAAAAGGATAGAATATACAAAGTATTGAGTCAAATAGTTGGCGACGAAAAATGGGTTTCCAACAGCCCTGTAGACTGTTGGTGTTACTCATACGATATGTCTTTTGTCAGACCAAAGATGCCACAGTACGTAGTTCTTCCAGAAACAGTTGAAGAAGTACAATCTATAGTAAGACTTGCAAATGCAGAGAAAATACCAATAGTGCCCTTTGTGGCAGCTACAAACATTGGTGGACTTTGCATTCCAGAGCAAGGTGGTATCATAGTTGATCTCAAGAGAATGAACAAAATTATAAAAATAGACACAGAGTCTAGATATGCTATAATTGAACCAGGAGTAAGTCATGCCGAATTGGCACAGGAATTATACAAAGTTAAAGCAAGATTTGGATGGCCAGTAGGTCCACCATCAGCTTCAGTCCTCGCAGCCGCAATTAACCACGGTATTGGAGGTATAACTGGACGATATGGACTTAACAGCCAGCAGATAACAAGTATGGAAGTAATTCTTCCAACAGGAGAAACAGCTAGAGTAGGGTCATGTGCTATTAGACCTGACGCCTGGCACAGCTTGTTACCATTACCAAGACTTGACGGATTATTCCAAGGATGGCTTGGGACTACCGGTATCGTTACAAAGCTTGGTATATTTACACCACCCGTACCTGACTATGTAGATATAGTTTCGGTAGCAACAAAAGATCTAACAGACATGGAAAGCTATATGAGAACCTTCAGTAAGTATGAATACGCAGACGATCTTACTGCAGTTTCATGGTGGCTATCTCAAGTACCAATTCCATATCCATTTAAAGAGAAGCCAAAAGGCGATCCTGAATGGTACTCATACGCTGTATTGTATGCATTCACAGAAAAAGAACTTGAAAACAAGTTAGACACATTTAACAAGGTTGTAAAATCAGAAAAAGCGAAGGGAAGCTCAGTTGAATCTACACCGTACCCAGAAGAAGCAAAGAAAGCAAGAACACAGCTCCCATCCCAAATTGTAGGTTCAACAAAGAACTACTGCAAGCAAGGAGGAGGAGGTATTTCTTGGCCAGGTACATTTACACCATCAAACAAGTGGGTACAGGTATACGACCAGTGGAGAGACATTTACATGAACAAATTAAGCCCTGCTTTATCACCTGCAGTCAGAGTTACAATGTACAGAGGAACTCACTACGGTATGTTAAGACTTATGACTCCATTCCCAAGAGACAGGCCAGCTGAAGAAGCAAACGCCGCTAACGGAATAGTAGAATGTCTTAAAGTACTTCTAGATGCAGGAGGTATACCATACAAGCCGCCAGTAGCATACCAGAGAGAAATTAACCAGAGAGCTGACCCAGGATACGTCGACCTTATCATTAAGGTAAAGGACATGCTTGACCCCAACCATATCATGAATCCAGGTAAATATCAGGTAAGGTGA
- a CDS encoding MFS transporter, with translation MVKNIIFGLTEKKYRWILLLALSLVYFFVYFHRVSSAVISKDLLNEFGVSALSLGLLSSMYFYSYSLFQIPVGILSDTLGPRKTIAFLTIFSAIGSFLFGIALNFNMALFARLIIGVGVSGVWIPALKLFSVWYSKREYATMVGVLLSVGNIGALSASYPLALIVSDFGWRYAFYIIGIISIFLALIAWIFIRDSPEQYLNKNKGIKVSTSVPIKQYISKDHLRLIAKNKDVWILSIWLFVVYGALLAYQGLWAYPYFRDVFGLSKSSSGFILMFVSIGMLIGSPFVGYFSDKIMRSRKKVIIIWVASFILPWVLISFFTASITINLLYLISFWMGFFGCANVVIFAIIKEQFPLEITGTVQSIVNVFPFVGAAFFQTFLGYILDTVGGFDGVYPVAAYSMAFKYVFAFVIIVFIMSFFVKETMTTD, from the coding sequence ATGGTAAAGAATATTATTTTTGGTTTGACAGAGAAAAAATATCGATGGATTCTATTATTAGCTCTTTCATTAGTCTATTTTTTTGTTTATTTTCACAGAGTTTCATCGGCAGTTATTTCTAAGGATTTACTTAATGAATTTGGAGTTTCTGCCTTATCTTTGGGGCTTTTATCGTCTATGTATTTCTATTCATATTCATTATTTCAAATACCTGTCGGGATTCTCTCTGACACACTTGGGCCAAGAAAAACAATAGCATTCCTTACTATCTTTTCTGCTATAGGATCGTTCTTATTTGGAATTGCCTTGAACTTTAACATGGCTCTTTTTGCAAGACTTATAATAGGAGTTGGTGTTTCGGGAGTATGGATACCAGCTCTAAAATTATTTTCTGTTTGGTATTCTAAGAGAGAGTATGCAACAATGGTTGGAGTCTTGCTTTCAGTTGGAAATATAGGGGCTCTTTCTGCATCCTATCCTCTCGCTTTAATAGTATCTGATTTTGGATGGAGATACGCATTTTACATTATTGGTATAATTTCAATATTTCTTGCATTGATAGCATGGATATTTATAAGAGATTCTCCAGAACAATATTTGAACAAAAATAAAGGAATAAAGGTATCAACTTCAGTTCCTATTAAACAATACATCTCTAAAGACCATCTGAGATTGATTGCTAAAAATAAAGATGTCTGGATATTGTCTATATGGCTATTTGTAGTATATGGCGCTCTTCTAGCTTACCAAGGTTTATGGGCTTATCCTTATTTTAGAGATGTCTTTGGTTTATCTAAATCTTCATCAGGTTTTATCCTAATGTTTGTCAGCATTGGAATGCTTATAGGATCCCCATTTGTAGGATATTTCTCAGACAAAATTATGAGAAGCAGGAAGAAGGTAATAATCATATGGGTTGCTTCATTTATCTTGCCATGGGTATTAATCTCATTTTTTACGGCAAGTATCACCATAAATCTTCTTTATCTAATTTCTTTTTGGATGGGATTTTTTGGATGTGCAAATGTTGTTATATTTGCCATTATTAAAGAACAGTTTCCTTTAGAGATTACTGGAACAGTCCAAAGCATAGTTAATGTTTTTCCATTCGTAGGCGCGGCTTTCTTTCAGACATTTCTTGGATACATACTTGATACCGTAGGTGGATTTGATGGAGTATATCCTGTGGCTGCTTATAGTATGGCATTCAAATATGTATTTGCTTTTGTTATTATAGTATTCATCATGTCTTTCTTTGTCAAAGAAACAATGACAACAGATTAG